The Desulfosoma caldarium genome has a window encoding:
- a CDS encoding glutaredoxin family protein, producing the protein MSDKPVKLYALSTCIHCRHTKDFLNECGVAYDCVDVDTLQGEERQAMIEEVKRFNPNCTFPTILIGDKVIVGFRKDEIQEALNQ; encoded by the coding sequence ATGTCGGACAAACCGGTCAAGCTCTACGCACTGAGCACCTGTATTCATTGTCGCCACACGAAGGATTTTCTCAACGAGTGCGGCGTCGCCTATGACTGTGTGGACGTGGATACTCTACAGGGCGAAGAACGCCAAGCGATGATCGAAGAGGTTAAGCGTTTCAATCCGAACTGCACCTTTCCGACCATCCTTATTGGCGATAAGGTCATCGTGGGGTTTCGAAAGGATGAAATTCAGGAGGCTTTGAATCAATGA
- a CDS encoding ferredoxin-thioredoxin reductase catalytic domain-containing protein: MTAAELYEKLRPIQEAKGFYFNRDLEGMTLPLLESLLINKNRYGYMVCPCRLASGDREKDQDIICPCAYRDPDVAEYGSCYCGLYVSQAWNEGKIPRVVVPERRPPEKMFF, encoded by the coding sequence ATGACGGCCGCTGAGCTTTATGAAAAGCTTCGCCCCATTCAGGAAGCCAAAGGTTTCTACTTCAACCGAGATCTTGAGGGCATGACGTTGCCTCTTCTGGAAAGCCTTCTCATCAACAAAAACCGGTACGGGTACATGGTGTGCCCGTGCCGATTAGCGTCCGGTGACCGCGAAAAGGACCAGGACATCATCTGCCCGTGCGCCTATCGAGATCCCGACGTGGCGGAATACGGCAGCTGCTACTGTGGCTTGTACGTGTCCCAGGCCTGGAATGAGGGAAAGATCCCTCGTGTGGTGGTTCCCGAAAGAAGACCCCCGGAAAAGATGTTTTTCTGA
- a CDS encoding tRNA dihydrouridine synthase, whose product MPIPWVMAPMADLTHACFRDLVAQWGGCGLYFTEMLNARIVASSRPEKDPYCAAGLKDRPRACQVVGDDPVVVAKAFEKLQALGRFDVFNFNLGCCRGMPARYGWGAALLQRPQRVREILREARRVLEGPFMVKMRIPEGPNETAQRWAELLHRCGVDAVVLHARYPRDLFKRPARWDVLKQWKRLLAIPLIGNGDVFSPQDGLRMMEETGCDGVMIGRAALMRPWIFSDLCHLRATGTLPDPPNVAHVVGQYGLLLRQRVPEREAVRRFRHFAFWICQNYSYGAYYYHKSCRASTLQAMVETLQGFVSRDSLPDYPVRPFMM is encoded by the coding sequence TTGCCAATTCCATGGGTCATGGCTCCCATGGCCGATTTGACCCATGCGTGTTTTCGAGATCTGGTGGCGCAATGGGGTGGATGTGGACTTTACTTCACCGAAATGCTCAACGCCCGCATTGTGGCGTCTTCCCGTCCAGAAAAAGATCCTTACTGTGCCGCAGGCCTGAAGGATCGACCCCGTGCATGCCAAGTGGTGGGGGACGACCCTGTCGTGGTGGCCAAGGCCTTTGAAAAGTTGCAAGCTCTTGGCCGATTTGATGTTTTTAACTTCAATCTGGGCTGTTGCCGGGGCATGCCGGCTCGATACGGATGGGGGGCTGCTCTGTTGCAGCGTCCCCAACGAGTGCGTGAAATTCTCAGGGAAGCCCGGCGCGTGCTGGAAGGCCCGTTCATGGTGAAGATGAGGATTCCGGAAGGGCCCAACGAGACGGCGCAGCGGTGGGCGGAACTGTTGCACCGGTGCGGCGTGGATGCGGTGGTGTTACATGCCCGTTATCCACGGGACCTTTTCAAAAGGCCCGCGCGTTGGGATGTTTTGAAGCAGTGGAAGCGCCTTCTTGCCATACCCCTTATTGGAAACGGCGACGTGTTTTCACCCCAGGATGGGCTTCGCATGATGGAAGAGACAGGATGCGATGGGGTGATGATTGGTCGAGCGGCCCTGATGCGTCCCTGGATTTTTTCGGATTTATGCCATCTTCGTGCCACGGGCACCCTTCCCGATCCCCCGAATGTGGCTCACGTGGTGGGACAATACGGACTTCTCCTTCGTCAACGCGTGCCAGAACGGGAAGCCGTGCGGCGTTTTCGCCATTTTGCCTTTTGGATCTGCCAGAACTATTCTTACGGAGCCTACTACTACCACAAATCGTGCCGCGCTTCGACCTTGCAGGCCATGGTGGAAACCCTGCAGGGCTTCGTGTCCCGGGATTCTCTGCCCGACTATCCCGTTCGGCCCTTCATGATGTGA
- a CDS encoding HDOD domain-containing protein, with amino-acid sequence MKESDKGTTAGAVQVSGFRGANYWARQVGRAELPILRSTVMAIARVFSQTGTSSAAMAEAVAKDPFMSARILRMANSAFYNPGLKKVIAIPRAVVVVGFDAVRQACLFARFVEETYSDQRLYEIVRCALRAYRQALMAQWIGETLRDGSPEELYAAGLLLDIGLLSLLCVVPLETVLAFREKRSRCAATEQPAMEKEVFGFETRRLTVRLAEEWTLGDLVKKAALHREETDARIQCVRAASALSLAFEQGRESEAWTAALEAAVDRLKVPEATVLRLLEAAERKAREFSQELPMTEEALLTAKEPTAAAKEKDVMATRLVEIREQEPPMLREDLWGPADAERQLELLDDLLAYLVDEARGHSQGVLDRAARGLLEGAGLDRLGYFRLTPDERFLELKNLYGPLDARFQGLLVPVEPYPNLLAHVLRGPAWLWVHEKSPPSIKGLITPEVLQFFPARELFVGRVGWAHQPAGVFAGDRLPGNRPLDERAFLAFRRFCHLATLGLALLRRTAP; translated from the coding sequence ATGAAGGAATCCGACAAAGGGACAACGGCTGGGGCGGTGCAGGTGTCCGGGTTTCGAGGGGCCAATTATTGGGCACGCCAGGTGGGACGCGCCGAATTGCCGATCCTGCGTTCGACGGTCATGGCCATCGCTCGCGTGTTTTCCCAGACCGGCACGTCCTCCGCCGCCATGGCCGAGGCCGTGGCCAAAGACCCTTTCATGAGCGCCCGAATTCTGCGCATGGCCAACAGTGCCTTTTACAATCCCGGTTTGAAAAAAGTTATAGCCATTCCGCGAGCCGTGGTGGTTGTGGGATTTGATGCCGTGCGCCAAGCGTGCCTGTTTGCACGCTTTGTGGAAGAAACCTACAGCGACCAACGGCTTTACGAGATTGTGCGCTGCGCTCTTCGCGCCTACAGACAGGCTCTGATGGCCCAATGGATCGGAGAGACCCTAAGGGACGGCTCGCCGGAGGAGCTGTATGCGGCTGGATTGCTTTTGGATATTGGACTCCTGAGCCTTCTGTGCGTGGTTCCTTTGGAGACCGTATTGGCCTTTCGGGAAAAACGCTCCCGGTGCGCCGCCACAGAACAACCCGCGATGGAAAAGGAGGTGTTTGGTTTTGAAACGCGCCGGCTCACGGTGCGCCTTGCCGAAGAATGGACTTTGGGGGACCTGGTCAAAAAGGCGGCCCTGCATCGGGAAGAAACCGATGCTCGCATTCAATGCGTGCGCGCCGCATCGGCGCTCTCACTCGCCTTTGAGCAAGGACGCGAATCCGAAGCGTGGACTGCGGCACTGGAAGCGGCGGTGGATCGGTTGAAAGTTCCCGAAGCGACCGTGCTGCGCTTGCTGGAAGCCGCCGAAAGAAAGGCGCGGGAATTTTCCCAAGAACTTCCGATGACAGAGGAAGCGTTGTTGACAGCCAAAGAACCGACAGCGGCGGCCAAAGAAAAGGACGTGATGGCCACGCGACTCGTTGAGATTCGAGAGCAGGAACCCCCGATGCTGCGCGAGGATCTCTGGGGACCGGCCGATGCCGAAAGGCAACTGGAACTTCTGGATGACCTGCTGGCGTACCTGGTGGATGAGGCGCGCGGACACTCCCAAGGTGTTCTCGATCGAGCCGCACGCGGCCTTCTCGAAGGGGCCGGCTTGGACCGCCTGGGCTACTTTCGCTTGACACCCGATGAAAGATTCCTTGAGTTGAAAAACCTTTACGGGCCCTTGGATGCTCGCTTTCAAGGCCTGCTCGTGCCCGTTGAGCCGTATCCCAACCTCTTGGCCCACGTCCTTCGAGGACCCGCGTGGCTGTGGGTGCATGAGAAGAGTCCACCCAGCATCAAAGGGCTCATCACGCCGGAGGTACTTCAATTTTTTCCCGCTCGAGAACTGTTCGTGGGACGGGTGGGATGGGCGCATCAACCGGCCGGCGTTTTTGCCGGAGATCGTCTGCCCGGAAACCGGCCCCTGGACGAAAGGGCTTTTCTGGCCTTTCGTCGATTCTGCCACCTGGCGACCCTCGGCCTTGCCCTCCTGCGCCGCACTGCGCCCTGA